One window of Desulfobacca acetoxidans DSM 11109 genomic DNA carries:
- a CDS encoding sugar transferase, with the protein MMTRCLDIILSLVGILLLLLMLPWLAIMIKLDTPGPVFYLCNRVGKDGKIFKMFKFRTMHETPVQLGPSVSAHGDPRVTTVGRILRRLKLNEFPQFINVFKGEMTLVGPRPESPDLAEAYPREARKIFSVKPGLVGPNQILGRNEEEWYPPGVDHKRYYIDHILPKKLPLDLQYINDKSFFKDLKYIFLGLMATMTGALRRQHLADNRCQLCMLITDVCLCLCSFFLAHLLRYEGFSLGSNYNQLLKLLPWVVVLRLPVFIYFGFYHTLVRYLTIFDLKKVFTGLVVSSILLATFAFFAGLANNGYARGVFLIDWFCLTTLMIAYRLLLKMLYQGNKAKSEASGNNRKHILIWGAGDAGELCLRYLLNEINPTYDIVGFIDDDLKKRGKKIRGVPVLGDRHHLDILRQLYQVQEVIVAIYAADPYELQRIYATCQNLGLKTRWFRLDAKVVAKPDFFIVNHNNTFTRAVPSFDRLATASKS; encoded by the coding sequence ATGATGACCAGATGTTTAGATATTATCCTGTCTTTGGTAGGCATCCTGCTGCTGCTGCTGATGCTGCCGTGGTTGGCGATTATGATCAAACTTGATACCCCGGGTCCGGTCTTCTATCTCTGTAACCGGGTCGGGAAAGACGGCAAGATATTCAAGATGTTCAAGTTTCGCACCATGCATGAAACTCCGGTACAATTGGGGCCGAGCGTATCCGCCCACGGCGATCCCCGGGTCACGACCGTGGGGCGAATTCTCCGCCGCCTCAAATTAAATGAGTTCCCTCAATTCATTAATGTCTTCAAAGGGGAAATGACCTTGGTTGGCCCCCGTCCGGAATCCCCGGATCTGGCAGAGGCCTATCCGAGGGAGGCCAGAAAAATATTTTCGGTAAAACCTGGTCTGGTGGGGCCAAACCAGATACTGGGGCGCAATGAGGAAGAGTGGTATCCTCCCGGCGTGGACCATAAGCGGTATTATATCGACCATATTTTGCCTAAGAAACTTCCTCTGGATCTGCAGTACATTAATGATAAATCCTTTTTCAAGGACCTGAAATATATCTTTCTCGGGCTCATGGCAACCATGACCGGAGCTCTCCGGCGCCAACATCTGGCTGACAATCGCTGCCAGCTCTGCATGTTGATTACCGACGTCTGCCTCTGCCTCTGCTCTTTCTTTCTGGCTCATCTTTTGCGCTATGAAGGTTTTTCCCTCGGCAGCAACTACAACCAACTCCTAAAACTCCTTCCCTGGGTAGTTGTCCTGCGCCTGCCGGTATTTATCTATTTCGGTTTTTACCATACCCTGGTCAGGTATTTGACCATTTTTGATCTGAAAAAAGTCTTTACCGGCCTGGTTGTCTCCAGCATCCTGCTGGCGACGTTTGCGTTCTTCGCCGGACTGGCCAACAACGGTTACGCCCGCGGTGTCTTTCTCATCGACTGGTTCTGTCTCACCACCCTGATGATCGCTTACAGACTGCTGCTAAAGATGTTATATCAGGGAAATAAGGCCAAAAGCGAGGCCTCCGGCAATAACCGGAAACATATTCTAATCTGGGGCGCCGGGGATGCCGGGGAACTGTGCCTGCGCTATCTTTTAAATGAAATCAATCCCACCTATGACATCGTTGGTTTTATTGATGACGATCTCAAGAAAAGGGGCAAAAAAATCCGAGGAGTCCCCGTATTGGGAGACCGCCATCACCTAGATATCCTACGACAATTGTATCAGGTCCAGGAGGTCATCGTCGCCATCTACGCCGCTGATCCTTACGAACTACAGCGGATTTACGCCACCTGCCAAAATCTCGGATTAAAAACCAGGTGGTTTCGACTCGATGCCAAGGTGGTCGCCAAACCCGATTTCTTCATCGTCAATCATAATAATACCTTTACTCGTGCTGTTCCTTCTTTCGACCGTCTGGCAACCGCAAGTAAGTCATAG
- a CDS encoding sugar phosphate nucleotidyltransferase: MRAVILAGGKGIRLAPLTEVFPKPLVPVGGMPIMEIVIRQLKFHGFTRITLAVGYLADLIQAYFQDGSKWGVSITYSREATPLGTAGPLALIDDLNETFLVMNADVLTSLDYLDLINFHRSHGGIATIGTNKKHVKIDLGVIVTNGLHTIQDYIEKPTTDYQVSMGVYIFEPRVLDFIRGKGYLDFPDLVKTLLKAGLPIKSYPFQGYWMDIGRHDDYAQASEEFLQMKDVVLPGLQCETSSS; this comes from the coding sequence ATGCGTGCAGTTATCCTGGCCGGCGGCAAAGGCATCCGGTTGGCCCCTTTAACCGAAGTTTTTCCCAAGCCTTTGGTACCCGTCGGCGGCATGCCCATCATGGAAATTGTCATCCGGCAGCTAAAATTCCATGGATTTACCCGGATAACCCTGGCCGTAGGCTATCTGGCCGATTTAATCCAGGCCTATTTCCAAGATGGATCAAAGTGGGGAGTGTCAATCACTTACTCCCGGGAAGCTACTCCCCTCGGCACCGCCGGCCCCCTGGCCCTCATCGACGACCTTAACGAGACCTTCCTGGTGATGAACGCAGACGTGCTCACCTCCCTCGATTATCTCGATTTAATCAATTTCCACCGGTCCCATGGCGGAATTGCTACCATCGGCACCAATAAAAAGCATGTAAAAATCGACCTCGGGGTAATTGTTACCAACGGCTTACACACTATCCAGGATTACATCGAGAAACCCACCACCGATTATCAAGTTAGTATGGGTGTCTATATTTTTGAACCCCGGGTCCTCGATTTCATCCGGGGAAAAGGCTACCTGGATTTCCCCGACTTGGTCAAAACGCTCCTCAAAGCCGGCCTGCCCATAAAATCCTACCCTTTCCAGGGCTACTGGATGGATATCGGCCGACACGACGACTACGCCCAGGCCTCAGAAGAATTTTTACAGATGAAAGACGTCGTCCTGCCCGGATTGCAATGCGAAACATCGTCCAGCTAA
- a CDS encoding SDR family NAD(P)-dependent oxidoreductase, which translates to MNIADFYKNKNILITGAAGTVGRELIRQLINYQPGELRLMDNNESEMFFLMEEYRTSNIFCFLGDIRDRDKIEKLAKDVDIIIHTAAFKHVILSEINPFDAVQTNIMGVQNIIKAASARKVKYVLFTSSDKAVNPTNVMGTSKLMGERLITAANAFDSPRTAVFSSTRFGNVLGSRGSVVPLFMKQIRQGGPVTLTDKRMTRFIMTVAESANLVLQSLTLARGGEVFVTKMPVARIPDLAEVLIELLAPKYGYAPEDIKIIEIGIKPGEKLYEELMSEEEMHRSLELKDMFVVTPAFKSVYQITFEYPDTISPQVRKPYASSGESALIKEAIKDYLVTNQVLEAVESGLYRGTI; encoded by the coding sequence ATGAACATTGCGGATTTCTATAAAAATAAGAATATTCTTATCACCGGCGCCGCCGGCACCGTGGGCCGCGAGCTTATCAGGCAGTTGATCAACTACCAGCCTGGCGAACTCAGACTGATGGATAACAATGAATCGGAAATGTTCTTCCTCATGGAGGAATACCGAACCTCAAATATCTTCTGCTTCCTGGGCGACATTCGAGACCGCGATAAAATCGAAAAGTTGGCCAAAGACGTCGATATCATCATTCATACGGCCGCCTTTAAACACGTCATTCTCTCCGAAATAAACCCCTTCGATGCCGTGCAGACGAATATTATGGGCGTGCAGAATATTATCAAGGCCGCCTCGGCCAGAAAAGTCAAATACGTCCTGTTTACCAGCAGCGATAAGGCGGTCAATCCTACCAATGTCATGGGAACTTCCAAGCTCATGGGCGAACGCCTCATCACCGCCGCCAATGCCTTCGATTCCCCCAGGACGGCTGTGTTCTCCAGCACCAGGTTTGGCAATGTCCTGGGCTCCCGCGGCTCGGTGGTGCCGCTTTTTATGAAACAGATACGGCAGGGGGGGCCGGTCACCCTTACCGATAAGCGCATGACCCGGTTTATTATGACCGTGGCCGAGTCCGCCAACTTAGTCCTGCAATCCCTTACCCTGGCCCGCGGCGGCGAGGTATTCGTTACCAAGATGCCGGTAGCCCGTATCCCTGACCTGGCCGAAGTCCTAATCGAACTCCTGGCCCCGAAATACGGTTATGCCCCTGAAGACATTAAAATCATCGAAATAGGCATCAAACCCGGTGAAAAATTATATGAAGAGCTTATGAGCGAAGAAGAAATGCACCGCTCCCTGGAGCTGAAAGACATGTTCGTGGTTACTCCGGCCTTTAAATCCGTGTATCAGATTACCTTTGAGTATCCGGATACCATATCGCCGCAGGTCCGCAAGCCATATGCCTCATCCGGTGAATCAGCCTTAATAAAAGAGGCGATAAAAGATTATCTGGTCACTAATCAGGTTCTGGAAGCGGTCGAATCAGGATTGTATCGGGGGACGATATGA
- a CDS encoding NAD-dependent epimerase/dehydratase family protein, producing the protein MKVLILGADGYLGWPTCMYFSQRNHEVIGVDNYFRRQAGMELDCESLIPTPNLNRRAKIWQELTGKKIDIQIGDVTHYPFLLSLMRQYTPDVVIHYAEQPSAPYSMIDHEKAVFTVQNNLISTLNIAYAIKAVNLDCHLIKIGTMGEYGTPDIDIEEGWLEIEHKGRKDRFLFPRQASSLYHTTKIQDTDLLWFYVRTWGLRVTDLMQGPVYGIKTEESELDENLLTIFNYDEVFGTVLNRFIVQAIAGYPLTVFGKGEQIRGFINIKDTMQCVYLAAANPAASGELRIFNQVTETFSINQLADKVKNTGLTLGYNVEIAHIENPRVEKEKHYYNPTYTGLLEIGLEPHYLTEEVLIDLFNIVSNYQNAINVDTIFRGVKWN; encoded by the coding sequence ATGAAAGTATTGATCTTGGGTGCGGATGGCTATCTGGGATGGCCCACCTGTATGTACTTTTCTCAGCGCAACCACGAGGTTATCGGCGTTGATAATTATTTCCGCCGCCAGGCTGGCATGGAATTGGATTGCGAATCCTTGATCCCCACCCCCAATCTAAACCGCCGGGCCAAAATCTGGCAGGAACTCACCGGTAAAAAGATAGATATACAGATTGGCGATGTAACGCATTATCCCTTTCTACTGTCTCTGATGCGCCAGTATACCCCGGACGTCGTTATCCATTACGCCGAGCAGCCCTCCGCTCCCTACTCCATGATCGATCACGAGAAGGCGGTGTTCACAGTCCAGAATAACCTCATCAGCACCCTGAATATCGCTTATGCCATTAAGGCAGTCAACCTCGATTGCCATCTGATCAAAATCGGGACCATGGGGGAATACGGCACCCCCGACATCGATATCGAAGAAGGATGGCTAGAGATTGAACACAAAGGGCGAAAGGACAGGTTTCTTTTCCCCCGGCAGGCCAGCTCCCTGTATCACACTACCAAAATTCAAGACACCGATCTCTTATGGTTTTACGTCCGAACCTGGGGTCTCCGGGTCACCGATCTCATGCAGGGCCCCGTCTACGGCATCAAGACTGAAGAGAGCGAGCTTGATGAAAATCTGCTGACCATTTTTAACTACGACGAAGTTTTTGGAACTGTTTTAAACAGATTTATCGTCCAGGCCATTGCCGGGTATCCCCTCACTGTTTTCGGCAAAGGCGAACAGATCCGAGGTTTTATCAATATCAAGGATACCATGCAGTGCGTCTATCTGGCGGCCGCCAATCCTGCGGCAAGCGGTGAACTGAGAATCTTCAACCAGGTGACCGAAACCTTTTCAATCAACCAGTTGGCTGATAAAGTAAAAAATACGGGGTTAACATTGGGCTATAATGTTGAAATTGCCCACATCGAAAACCCGAGAGTCGAAAAAGAAAAACACTATTATAATCCTACATATACCGGATTATTAGAGATAGGTTTAGAGCCGCATTATCTTACCGAGGAGGTGTTGATTGATTTGTTTAATATAGTTTCAAATTATCAAAATGCCATAAATGTTGATACAATATTTAGAGGTGTTAAATGGAATTAG
- a CDS encoding oligosaccharide flippase family protein yields the protein MTSLYTKPHLSFNKLILSDFYRLFPGILSELLGGFILSTLLVKYLSPESMGIYTLLWIAQTQISALSTGWLLNSIIRFLPENPYYLRYFINISLSTIILLGFMCLVIIPITLILLRDYFQFNYLFWTALLLCLSSLYQLFQGILRGLFNQVIYSTNAFFLISIKLILLVILFQFFNNRLKITFIILALSHLPLIIWQYYNLIKLSYYNNINNISITKRTLINKSFNYGIPLSLSYFIILFLQSGDRYILSALLSLKDIGIYSFWMSIGLQISRSLYGFIFMIINPRLFQIYHTKPSKTNSYVRFMSLIYIFILGPFLLLISFCLPYFYEYIKADIQYTSHSHLLLFSIGMGFFSGLAQLLGKRFEFEKDTLIFVFASLVGVIVMVFGIFFLVPSFGLNGAGVSSLMGFVIYFLIIFFTSIIK from the coding sequence ATGACCTCTTTATATACTAAGCCACATTTATCTTTTAATAAATTAATATTAAGCGATTTCTATCGCTTATTTCCAGGTATACTATCTGAATTACTCGGCGGTTTTATTCTTTCCACATTATTGGTGAAATATTTATCTCCAGAGTCTATGGGTATATACACATTGTTATGGATTGCCCAAACCCAGATATCAGCTCTATCAACCGGGTGGTTACTAAACTCCATCATCCGCTTTCTTCCGGAAAATCCATATTATCTAAGATATTTTATCAACATCTCTTTAAGCACTATTATATTATTAGGATTTATGTGTTTGGTTATAATTCCCATTACATTAATTCTATTGAGAGACTATTTTCAATTTAATTATTTATTTTGGACAGCATTGCTCCTGTGCCTTTCATCTTTATATCAGCTTTTCCAAGGAATTTTGCGCGGATTATTCAATCAAGTCATATATAGTACAAACGCTTTTTTTTTAATATCTATTAAATTAATATTATTAGTAATTTTATTCCAATTTTTCAACAATCGACTTAAAATAACATTTATCATACTTGCTTTAAGTCATTTACCTTTAATAATATGGCAATATTATAATTTAATAAAGTTATCCTATTACAATAATATTAATAACATATCAATTACCAAACGAACTTTAATAAATAAAAGTTTTAATTATGGTATCCCACTATCGCTATCATATTTCATAATATTGTTCTTGCAAAGTGGTGATAGATATATCTTATCAGCATTACTAAGCTTAAAGGATATTGGTATTTATTCTTTTTGGATGAGTATTGGATTACAAATTAGCAGAAGCCTATATGGATTTATTTTTATGATTATTAATCCACGTCTTTTCCAAATATACCATACAAAACCATCTAAAACTAATTCCTATGTAAGATTTATGTCATTGATATATATATTTATACTGGGTCCCTTTTTGCTATTAATATCATTTTGTCTCCCATATTTTTACGAATATATCAAAGCAGATATACAGTACACTTCTCATTCTCATTTACTATTATTTAGTATTGGTATGGGCTTTTTTTCAGGATTGGCACAACTATTGGGAAAACGCTTTGAATTTGAAAAAGATACTTTAATATTTGTTTTTGCATCTCTCGTAGGTGTGATTGTCATGGTCTTTGGAATCTTTTTTTTAGTTCCTTCTTTCGGTTTAAACGGCGCCGGGGTATCTAGTCTAATGGGTTTTGTAATCTATTTTTTAATAATATTTTTTACATCTATCATTAAATAA
- a CDS encoding O-antigen polymerase: MLFFDLLIIILNCVLSAYFALKRVRQGNITFLYYGLNLFFLGIPNLFSDYFNIDYKWFLSSGITYYVFDINTRIFANIINIIVLLSFYFGEQLMVKRNIFGIKMPNFAFSYNIKFISILKWLSLFFAIIGFVLLFSAKGVSFSEVSTLFSAKMRMQHKIPESWIGAVLGAQLLSFLMVYNYISLYEKRRIYFIIGVFLVFAIIASTGTRSYFLFFLGPFFYYYIKNYKLTNNQLFLLFGFFIFAPFVSEIIRQWRYSEVRNIKSLFDVLSKLDFELFMSYPVSEINNYVFSLYNAVNLYPASYDWLYGNTYINILFFWLPSGTLPGFKIDTIYYFADAVLGITNSYIDRISMHPSFPGDCYINFGYFFFIPAFIWGIIYGILYLAGKTNKIIEIIAGATSGMYLVYLFRGSIYYGLFQIISIILFVFSCYIILYIGHYIKIRT, translated from the coding sequence ATGTTATTTTTTGATTTATTGATTATTATTTTAAATTGTGTGCTCAGTGCATACTTTGCCCTGAAACGGGTCAGGCAGGGTAATATAACTTTCTTATATTACGGTCTAAATTTATTTTTCCTCGGAATCCCAAATCTTTTTTCAGATTATTTTAATATAGATTATAAATGGTTTTTATCCTCAGGAATAACTTATTATGTATTTGATATAAATACAAGGATATTTGCAAATATTATAAATATTATAGTACTATTATCTTTTTATTTTGGCGAACAATTGATGGTTAAGCGAAATATATTTGGCATAAAAATGCCCAATTTTGCTTTTTCATACAATATCAAATTTATTTCGATTCTTAAATGGCTCTCTCTATTCTTTGCAATTATTGGCTTTGTCTTATTATTTTCAGCTAAAGGAGTTTCTTTTTCAGAAGTAAGCACCCTATTTTCTGCAAAGATGCGTATGCAACATAAAATCCCGGAATCCTGGATTGGGGCTGTATTAGGTGCACAATTATTATCTTTTCTTATGGTGTACAATTACATATCTTTGTATGAAAAAAGAAGAATATATTTCATTATCGGGGTTTTTTTAGTATTTGCCATTATAGCCTCGACAGGAACTAGGAGTTATTTTTTATTTTTTTTAGGTCCATTTTTCTATTATTACATTAAAAATTATAAATTAACTAATAATCAATTGTTTTTATTATTTGGTTTTTTCATCTTTGCCCCTTTTGTTTCGGAAATTATAAGACAATGGAGGTATTCAGAAGTAAGAAATATTAAATCTCTTTTTGATGTATTAAGTAAATTAGATTTTGAATTGTTTATGTCTTATCCAGTTTCTGAAATAAACAACTATGTTTTTTCATTATATAATGCAGTAAACCTGTACCCGGCAAGTTATGATTGGCTTTACGGAAATACTTATATTAATATATTATTTTTCTGGCTGCCTTCAGGAACATTACCCGGTTTTAAAATTGATACCATTTATTATTTTGCAGATGCAGTTTTAGGTATAACTAATTCATATATTGATAGAATAAGTATGCATCCTTCCTTTCCTGGCGATTGTTATATAAATTTTGGATATTTCTTTTTTATTCCTGCATTTATATGGGGTATAATTTATGGAATATTATATTTAGCAGGAAAAACAAATAAGATAATAGAAATTATCGCTGGTGCAACTTCTGGAATGTACTTAGTTTACTTATTTCGAGGAAGTATATATTATGGATTATTTCAAATAATATCCATTATATTGTTTGTATTCTCTTGTTACATAATTTTATATATTGGACATTATATTAAAATAAGAACATAG
- the wecB gene encoding non-hydrolyzing UDP-N-acetylglucosamine 2-epimerase, whose translation MSNNKLKILSKRNLTDEICVIVGTRPGIIKMSPIIKEIEKQNIPGFTIHTGQHYSYEMDRKFFEDLELSQPRHHLTSSPPGSLHGEQTAHMLKGIEAVLVQEKPKIVLVCGDANTNLAGALAARKLQIEVGHVESGLRSNDWRMPEEHNRIIIDHISEYLFAPTKQTKDNLIQDNVKGSIYITGNTIVDALSEHIDLARRKSNILQELNIQENNYGVITCHREENVDDLANMNNIIESLLLTAQDIKMPLIFPVHPRTKNRLQHFDLWLKINSSPSLRLTDPFGYLDFLSLLNNASFVMTDSGGIQEESCVLKVPCITLRENTERQETIAVGSNIIAGTGSDHVLAAVQQSLSKKKDWLNPYGDGKAAKRIVDVCQGKKIDEWTGS comes from the coding sequence ATGTCTAATAACAAATTAAAAATTTTATCGAAAAGAAATTTAACTGACGAGATCTGTGTGATTGTCGGCACTAGACCGGGAATTATAAAAATGAGCCCTATAATTAAAGAAATAGAAAAGCAAAACATCCCAGGATTTACTATTCACACCGGTCAACATTACTCCTATGAGATGGATCGAAAATTTTTCGAGGATTTGGAGTTATCTCAACCGCGTCACCACCTGACCTCATCTCCTCCGGGTAGCCTCCATGGTGAGCAAACAGCACATATGCTCAAGGGAATTGAAGCGGTCCTAGTACAAGAAAAACCAAAAATTGTTCTCGTTTGCGGAGACGCCAACACGAACCTTGCAGGGGCCCTGGCCGCCCGCAAACTCCAAATCGAAGTGGGGCATGTAGAATCGGGATTGCGTAGTAATGACTGGAGGATGCCAGAGGAACATAATCGAATTATTATCGACCATATTTCTGAATATCTGTTTGCTCCGACCAAACAGACCAAGGATAATCTTATACAAGATAATGTGAAAGGAAGTATCTACATAACCGGCAATACTATTGTCGATGCCCTCAGCGAGCATATTGACCTAGCCCGACGCAAAAGTAATATCTTGCAGGAATTAAATATTCAGGAAAATAATTATGGGGTAATTACCTGCCATCGTGAAGAGAACGTTGATGACCTGGCGAATATGAATAATATCATCGAGAGCCTCCTATTAACAGCCCAAGACATCAAAATGCCATTAATATTTCCGGTGCATCCAAGGACGAAAAATCGTTTACAACACTTCGATCTATGGTTAAAAATAAATTCTTCTCCAAGCCTGCGATTAACCGACCCATTCGGCTATCTAGACTTTTTGTCATTGTTAAATAACGCCAGTTTTGTTATGACAGACAGCGGCGGCATCCAGGAAGAAAGTTGCGTTTTGAAAGTCCCTTGTATCACGTTAAGAGAAAACACTGAACGCCAGGAGACCATTGCCGTCGGTTCGAACATCATTGCTGGCACTGGCAGTGATCATGTATTGGCAGCGGTCCAGCAGAGTCTTAGCAAGAAAAAAGATTGGCTTAACCCATACGGCGACGGCAAAGCAGCCAAACGTATCGTCGATGTCTGCCAAGGCAAAAAAATTGATGAATGGACGGGGAGTTAG
- a CDS encoding glycosyltransferase has product MGLLDKQVLLIIFAPLLAPRHVLMLKSLKARGWQISVIAWDRKGNAASPKEYNDIIDRWIWIHLPVKDWGFKLIPKLPHFYARVWQAYKSLGKPQVSILTHIFLLPLVFILSGTKIYDAYEMYALEMSFYFGAHAQKVLPFWQTLEGLLVKKFDGVYTLDSRQSWLENFYKKWNDRVQVIWNVPSKIDEPDLGEVNSLRDEFFGKKVITYVGGLARDKGLRAALEVAALAKQKHPDALFLFIGSMQDDPDEINSLVQRFELENNTRFINWLPYRKMLAYLAHSLIGIALHQPGRNYQYVSCGTGRKFITYMQAGIPIIAPTLGEIGLIVQKEGCGILVDTTNNFQVANTITYLLDHPGEADLMGNKGRKAFLEKYCWELEEQKFLNFYYDLLNNKKHLHG; this is encoded by the coding sequence ATGGGTTTGCTCGATAAACAGGTACTTCTGATAATCTTCGCTCCTTTATTGGCGCCCCGGCATGTTTTAATGTTGAAATCGCTTAAAGCTCGAGGCTGGCAAATATCAGTCATTGCCTGGGACAGGAAAGGAAATGCTGCTAGTCCCAAAGAATACAACGATATAATTGATCGATGGATCTGGATCCACCTCCCGGTCAAGGATTGGGGGTTCAAATTAATTCCCAAGCTCCCGCATTTTTATGCCAGGGTCTGGCAAGCCTATAAATCCTTAGGGAAACCTCAAGTTTCTATTCTTACCCATATTTTCTTATTACCCCTGGTATTTATATTATCAGGCACCAAAATCTATGACGCCTATGAAATGTATGCCTTGGAAATGTCCTTTTATTTTGGAGCCCATGCTCAGAAAGTATTGCCATTCTGGCAAACTCTTGAAGGTTTGTTGGTGAAGAAATTTGACGGCGTTTATACTTTGGATTCTCGGCAAAGCTGGCTGGAAAATTTTTATAAAAAATGGAATGATCGGGTACAGGTTATTTGGAATGTACCATCTAAAATAGACGAACCCGACCTTGGTGAAGTGAATTCCCTTAGAGATGAATTTTTTGGGAAAAAAGTCATCACCTACGTTGGTGGATTGGCACGCGACAAGGGTTTGAGGGCCGCTCTAGAGGTCGCTGCTCTGGCAAAGCAAAAACATCCCGATGCCCTGTTTTTGTTTATTGGTTCGATGCAAGACGACCCGGACGAGATAAATTCTTTGGTACAACGCTTTGAGCTTGAGAATAACACCCGCTTTATAAATTGGTTGCCTTATCGTAAAATGTTGGCTTATCTGGCGCATAGCCTGATAGGTATAGCCCTTCACCAACCGGGCCGAAATTATCAATACGTTTCGTGCGGCACGGGCCGTAAGTTTATCACTTATATGCAGGCCGGCATTCCAATTATCGCGCCAACTTTAGGGGAAATCGGGCTCATCGTGCAAAAAGAAGGATGCGGCATATTGGTAGACACCACCAACAATTTCCAAGTGGCTAATACTATAACTTATTTACTCGACCATCCCGGAGAAGCCGACCTGATGGGAAATAAAGGCAGGAAAGCCTTTTTGGAAAAATACTGTTGGGAACTAGAAGAGCAGAAATTTCTTAATTTCTATTACGATTTGTTAAATAATAAAAAACACTTGCATGGTTAA